From Pempheris klunzingeri isolate RE-2024b chromosome 18, fPemKlu1.hap1, whole genome shotgun sequence, a single genomic window includes:
- the LOC139218164 gene encoding leucine-rich alpha-2-glycoprotein-like produces the protein MKSWCVLAFLWLAYFCPGTQSCPVLCKCYHRRAEVVCHEVLLTEYPSEGLPSNTTMLTFQFTNITSISEQHLSATPMLQELHLYANHLRSLPSHLLRGVPQLSTLDLTENKLSELPADVFSHAPLRSLVLKNNLIVKADAEWLPDNSSLTWLDLSGNHLTKTPTALLQRLPHLDNLDLSNNRLEKISANSFDSLTKLERLNLQRNKLDTLDASVFQSTRNLTYLFLTRNKLNNLPQNLFQELTQLKHLSLDDNQLSHIPAGLLDPLKSLDEEGLDLSDNPWLCDKNMEYLWRWLQKNKKKVFLPETTICAKPQPLAGRSVMSLTESELILQS, from the coding sequence ATGAAGTCCTGGTGTGTCCTTGCTTTCCTCTGGCTGGCATATTTCTGCCCTGGCACTCAGTCCTGCCCAGTGCTTTGCAAGTGCTACCACAGAAGAGCTGAGGTGGTCTGTCATGAGGTTCTTCTGACAGAGTACCCCTCTGAGGGCCTCCCAAGCAACACCACCATGCTGACTTTCCAGTTCACCAACATCACCTCCATCTCCGAGCAGCATCTGAGCGCCACGCCCATGCTGCAAGAGCTCCACCTGTATGCCAACCACTTGCGGAGCCTTCCCTCTCATCTCCTCAGGGGCGTTCCTCAGCTCAGCACTTTAGATCTCACAGAGAACAAACTGTCCGAGCTGCCCGCGGATGTCTTCAGCCACGCTCCGCTGCGCAGCCTAGTGTTGAAGAATAATCTGATTGTAAAAGCTGATGCTGAGTGGCTTCCTGATAACAGCAGCCTCACCTGGCTGGACTTATCTGGGAATCATTTAACGAAGACCCCGACTGCTCTGCTTCAGAGGCTGCCTCACCTGGACAATCTGGACCTCTCCAACAACCGGCTGGAGAAGATCTCTGCGAATTCTTTCGACTCGCTGACCAAACTCGAGAGGCTAAACCTGCAACGCAACAAGTTAGACACCTTGGATGCATCTGTATTCCAGAGCACCCGTAACCTCACCTATCTGTTCCTCACTCGGAATAAGCTGAACAATCTCCCGCAAAACCTTTTTCAGGAGCTCACTCAGCTCAAACACCTGAGTCTGGATGACAACCAGCTGAGTCACATCCCTGCAGGTTTGCTGGACCCTCTGAAGTCCCTGGACGAGGAGGGCCTGGACCTGAGCGACAACCCCTGGCTGTGCGATAAGAATATGGAGTACCTCTGGAGGTGGCTgcagaagaacaagaagaaggtCTTCCTCCCTGAAACCACCATATGCGCCAAACCGCAGCCTCTGGCGGGGCGCTCAGTGATGTCACTGACAGAGAGTGAATTAATCCTTCAGTCTTAA